A segment of the Acidimicrobiales bacterium genome:
TGGGTACGGCGAGGCTGAGCCGGCCGTCGTGCAGGTCGAGCGGCGCGACGGATGAGAACGTCGTGAGCCAGACCGCTTCCGAGACCTGTTCCCTGAGCACGTCGGCGCAGGCTGTCCACAGCGGTTCGGCTTGATCCACCTGTACGGGCGCCTTCGATCGACGAGCTCGGTCCACAGCCACGTCCACACGTGTGGACAACGGATCGGACCGCTGCCCGCGGGCACTGCGTGCGGGACGTTCCGGACGTGGCCCCGCCGGGTCGGCCGAGGCCGGATCGACGGGTGCCGGACCGTAGCATCCCGGCGATGTTGCCGCACCGGCCGCGCGCCCTCTACCGTGTGCACAGCCGTCACCGGGCCGCCTCGTTCGTCGCGGCCGGTGGGCACCACTCGTGACAGACCTGGGCCAACGTCGGCCGTTCGGTCGAGGAGGCAGACGTGAAGCGCACCTACCAACCCAACAAGCGGCGCCGGGCCAAGCGGCACGGGTTCCGTCACCGCATGTCGACCCGCGCTGGTCGAAGCGTGCTCCGGGCCCGTCGGCTCAAGGGCCGTCAGCGCCTCTCGGCCTGATCTGGCGCATCCGTGACCGCCAGACGTTCCTCGACCTCCGCCGGCACGGTCGACGCGTCCGGAACGGCCCCGTCACGGTGATCCACCTCGCCGAACCGACCGGTACCCCCGGCCAGCCACCACGATTCGCGTTTGCAGTCCCACGCAAAGTGGGAAACGCGGTGCACCGGAACCGGGTGCGCCGGGTGATCCGGGGTCGATTGACCACTCGCTGGCCCGCGTCGACGGCTTCCCCGGTCACCGGGGCGTATCTCGTCACCCTTCGCGCCGATGCGGCCACACTCAGCCCTCACGAGGTGGCCGACCACGTCGAGGCGTGCCTCGACCGGCTGGGAGCACGATCATGACCACCGTCACCCGCCCCCGACCCGCCTCCCTCGTCGCCCGCGCGCTGCACGCCCTCATCCGCGGCTACCAATGGGTCTTCGCCTGGCGGCCGTCGCCGTGCCGCTACGACCCGTCCTGTTCCACCTACGCCCTCGAAGCCCTCGAGGTGCACGGTTCCGTCCGAGGCTCCTGGTTCGCCGTCCGGCGCCTGGCTCGCTGCCACCCCTGGGGTGGCCACGGATGGGACCCCGTCCCCCCTCGGAAGGCCTAGCCCATGCAGGTGTTCTTCGAAGCGTTCGGCACGGCCCTGGCCTTCTTCTACGACCTGGTGCCGAACTACGCGTTCGCCATCGTGATGCTGACGCTCTGCGTGATGATCGTCGTCACGCCGCTGACCCTCAAGGGCACGCGGTCGATGATGATGATGCAACAGCTCCAGCCGGAGATGAAGAAGATCCAGACCCGCTACAAGGACGACCGCCAGAAGCTCAACGAGGAGCTGCTGAAGTTCTACAAGGAGAACAGCATCAACCCGCTGGGCGGGTGCCTTCCCCTCCTCGTGCAGATGCCGGTCTTCCTGGTGCTCTACCAGGTGCTGTCCGGGCTGACCCGAAGGGTCAGCGACGTCGGGTACGACGTCGGCTGGTCGGTGAACCAGTTCGTGGCGGGGATCCCGATCACGAAGCCTCCCTCGATCGATCGTGCGTTCGATCCGGCCTTCATCGAGCCCTCGACCTCGCTCTACCAGAGCCTCGCCGGGGCCACCACCATGCCGGCCCTGGGGCTCGACCTGAGTGAGAGCGCCAGCCAGGCGCTCCAGATCGGCCTGCTGCACGCCATCCCCTACCTGGCCCTGATCCTCATCGTCGGAGCCACCGGGTTCATCCAGCAGCGCCAGATCCAGGGCCGCAACACCGGGGCGTCGATCAACCCCCAGCAGCAGATGATCATGAAGATCATGCCGATCTTCCTGCCGGTCATCTCGTTCGGGCTCCCCTCCGGCCTGGTCATCTACTTCGCGGTCTCCAACCTCTACCGCATCGGGCAGCAGGCATTCATCACCCGCAGCATCTACGGCGGCAAGGGTGCCGTCCGCCCCGAGGGTTCCGAGCCCCTGGAGGTGACCCCCCAGCCCACGTTCCGGGAGATGTTCGGGCTCGCCAAGAAGAACGCCGCCAACGCCGCGGAGAACAAGGCCAAGAAGAAGGTCCCGGCCAAGAGCGGGGCCACCGCGCGCGCCACCGTGAAGACCTCGGCCAAGGCGACGCCGAAGTCGACCGCCAAGGCGACCCCGAAGGCCGCATCGTCGACGACCGCCAAGCCGGCGAAGTCGACCGCCAAGGGTTCGGACGCCTCGAGCGGGCGACGCACCACACCGAAGAAGCCCTCGTCGGGCAACGGTGGGGCCACCCCGCCGACCCTGCAACCGCGGGCTCGCAAGAACAAGAAGGGCTAGGCAGAATCGTGGAGTGGGTCGAGACCACAGGAAAGACGCTGGAGGACGCCAAGGAGGCGGCCCTCGACCAATTGGGGGTGACCGAGGACGAGACCGAGTTCGAGGTCCTCGCCGAACCGAAGCAGGGCCTCTTCGGGCGCACCCGAGGTGAGGCCCGGGTGCGGGCGCGGATCCGTCCGGTGCAGCCCCGGCCCAAGGTCGAGCGCCGGGATCGCAAGCGTCGGGGCGGGAAGGCCGAGAACGGTCGCTCCCCGAAGGGTGCGAAGCCCACGTCGGGGAACGGCACCACGACCGAGCCCACCGAGCCCACCGGGGCCGCCTCCCCTGCCGAGGGCCGCCCGACCCGCGACACCGCGCCATCGGCCACCGGCGACGCACCTGATCGCTCGACCTCGGGTTCCTCTCGACGTCGTTCCGACACCACCAAGGGAGCTCCAGTGAGCGAAAGTGACCAGAACGTCGATCTCGAGGCCCACACGGCCATCGTCACCGAGTTCGTGATCGGGCTCGTCGATGCCTTCGGCTACGACGCGTCCGTCGAGGCCGACGCCCTCGACGACGAGAACGTCGAGGTCCGCGTCGACGGCCAGGATCTGGGTCTCCTCGTCGGCCCCAAGGGCGCCACTCTGGCCGCCGTCCAGGAGCTGTCCCGCACGGTCGTGCACCGCAAGGTGCCGGGCACCGCCGAGGGTCGGGTCAGGGTGGACGTCGCCGGCTACCGCCAGCGACGCCGCGAAGCCCTCGAGCGCTTCGTCGTGCAGGTGGCCGAGCAGGTGAGGGAGTCCGGTGTGGCCAAGGCGCTCGAGCCGATGGGCCCGCCCGATCGCAAGGTGGTGCACGACACCGTCAACGAGATCGAAGGAGTGGGCACGATCTCCGAGGGCGAGGAGCCCCGGCGCCGCGTCGTCGTCGTCCCCAGCTGACCACCTCACGCCGTCCTCCGAGGCCCGCCCGTCCGGGGCGGGCCTCGTCGCGTCCGGGATGTTCCACGTGGAACAGTCAGAAGAGGGGCCGCTTGGCCGGCATCCCGTCCCGACGGGGGTAGCGATCCGGGCACGGACCGGTGGCATGGAGGTGCTGGATGCCGTCGACGAGCTCGCCCCGCCGGAGGCCGAGCTCGGCAAGGCCCTCCTCGGGCCAGCGGGGCGGAGCGTCCGGCGGTTCGCTCACCAGCAGCAGCCCGTCGGGGCCCAGGAACCCGACGGCGCACTCCGCCACGACCCCCGGGGGGCCGAAGGACCGGGCGACGACCGCCTGATAGGCCCCTCGTTCGCCCGGGAGTCGGGCCACCACTTCGGCGCGGCCGTGCCGGGCGGTCACCCGGTCGGCCAGGCCCAGGCGGGCCACGGCGGTGTGCAGGACCTCGACGCGGCGAGCTTGCGCGTCGAGGAGGGTGACGAGGAGATCCGGTCGCTGCTCGGCGATCACCAGACCGGGGAGGCCGTTGCCCGATCCGAGATCGAGCACGCGGCCGGTCGTGTCCCCCAGGGCGTGGACGAAGCGCTCGGCGTGGGCGAGGTGGTCGGCGATGGGGCCCGGGCCGAGGGCCCCGATCGCCTGGGCCTCCTCGAGCACGGTGGTCAGGTCGGCGGACATGGGGGCACAGTGGGTCACCGACCCGGGCCGTGTCCACTCCGTCGCTGTTCCACGTGAAACACGGTCGAGGGTCCTTGACCTGAGCCGGTGGCGGAGCGAGGATGGCCGCGGCTCGTTCCGGACCGGGGTGGGTCGTTCGGCGTCGGGGGTCGCCCGGCGTTCGCCTCACCTCCCGAGTGGTGCATGGAACCCCTGGAACATCCGATCCCCGAGACACCGACTCGTCTCGAGCCCCTTGATGAGCCCGCAGCCGAGTCTGCTGTCGAGCCCGACAGCCCGTCCGCCACGGACGCCGTCCCCACGGTGAGCATCCCGCCCGGCCTCCCCACCGAGATCGTCACCGCCGGCACGCCGATCTCCCGGGAGCGGGACTTCCCCCGGGTGATCGCGGTGGCCAACCAGAAGGGCGGCGTGGGCAAGACCACCACCGCCGTCAACCTGAGCGCCTGCCTTGCCGAGCTGGGCTATCGGACGCTCGTCGTGGACCTGGACCCCCAGGGGAACGCGTCCACGGGGCTCGGGATCAATCCGCGCGAGCTCGAGTTCTCGATGTACGACGTGCTGCTCGCCGACACACCCCTCGAGGACTGCATCGAGGGCAGCTCGGTGCGCAACCTGTTCGTGGCGCC
Coding sequences within it:
- the rpmH gene encoding 50S ribosomal protein L34 is translated as MKRTYQPNKRRRAKRHGFRHRMSTRAGRSVLRARRLKGRQRLSA
- the yidD gene encoding membrane protein insertion efficiency factor YidD, with amino-acid sequence MTTVTRPRPASLVARALHALIRGYQWVFAWRPSPCRYDPSCSTYALEALEVHGSVRGSWFAVRRLARCHPWGGHGWDPVPPRKA
- the yidC gene encoding membrane protein insertase YidC, which produces MQVFFEAFGTALAFFYDLVPNYAFAIVMLTLCVMIVVTPLTLKGTRSMMMMQQLQPEMKKIQTRYKDDRQKLNEELLKFYKENSINPLGGCLPLLVQMPVFLVLYQVLSGLTRRVSDVGYDVGWSVNQFVAGIPITKPPSIDRAFDPAFIEPSTSLYQSLAGATTMPALGLDLSESASQALQIGLLHAIPYLALILIVGATGFIQQRQIQGRNTGASINPQQQMIMKIMPIFLPVISFGLPSGLVIYFAVSNLYRIGQQAFITRSIYGGKGAVRPEGSEPLEVTPQPTFREMFGLAKKNAANAAENKAKKKVPAKSGATARATVKTSAKATPKSTAKATPKAASSTTAKPAKSTAKGSDASSGRRTTPKKPSSGNGGATPPTLQPRARKNKKG
- a CDS encoding Jag N-terminal domain-containing protein: MEWVETTGKTLEDAKEAALDQLGVTEDETEFEVLAEPKQGLFGRTRGEARVRARIRPVQPRPKVERRDRKRRGGKAENGRSPKGAKPTSGNGTTTEPTEPTGAASPAEGRPTRDTAPSATGDAPDRSTSGSSRRRSDTTKGAPVSESDQNVDLEAHTAIVTEFVIGLVDAFGYDASVEADALDDENVEVRVDGQDLGLLVGPKGATLAAVQELSRTVVHRKVPGTAEGRVRVDVAGYRQRRREALERFVVQVAEQVRESGVAKALEPMGPPDRKVVHDTVNEIEGVGTISEGEEPRRRVVVVPS
- a CDS encoding class I SAM-dependent methyltransferase, with translation MSADLTTVLEEAQAIGALGPGPIADHLAHAERFVHALGDTTGRVLDLGSGNGLPGLVIAEQRPDLLVTLLDAQARRVEVLHTAVARLGLADRVTARHGRAEVVARLPGERGAYQAVVARSFGPPGVVAECAVGFLGPDGLLLVSEPPDAPPRWPEEGLAELGLRRGELVDGIQHLHATGPCPDRYPRRDGMPAKRPLF